A stretch of DNA from Acidobacteriota bacterium:
CCCAAGAGCGCGACCATCGAAAAATATCTCATCAAAAAAGAGCCTTACTACCTCAACATCAAAGACGAAGCGACGATCTTCGAGACGGCGTTTCAATCCAAACTGCCCGTGATGTTGAAAGGCCCGACCGGTTGCGGCAAGACGCGCTTTGTCGAAGCGATGGCCTACCGCCTGGGCCGCCCGCTGATCACCGTCGCTTGCCACGAAGACCTTTCGGCCACCGATCTGGTGGGTCGCTTCCTGATCGAAGCCGAAGAGACCGTCTGGCACGACGGCCCGTTGACCACCGCGCTCAAACACGGCGCGATCTGTTACCTTGACGAAGTCGTCGAAGCGCGCAAAGACACCATCGTGCTGATTCACCCATTGACCGACGACCGCCGCGTGTTGCCTGTCGAAAAGCTGGGCCAGTTGTTACAAGCGCCTGATGAATTCATGCTCGTGACCTCGTACAACCCCGGCTATCAGAGCGTGCTGAAAGACTTGAAACAATCCACGCGCCAGCGCTTCCTTTCGATTGAATTTGATTACCCGACTGCCGACAAAGAGACCGACATCGTCGCGCACGAAGGCGGCGTCAACGAAGCCACCGCGCGCGACCTGGTCAAGATTGGCGAGAAGGTGCGCAACTTGAAAGGCCACGGCCTGGAAGAAGGTGTTTCGACGCGCTTGCTGGTGTACGCCGCGCAATTGATCGCCAAAGGCATTGACCCGGTGACCGCGTGCGATGTGGCGATTGCCAGCCCGATTACAGACGATGCCGAATTGCAGCGCGGGATTCGGGAGATCGTGACGACGGTGATTTAGCGACCAATGATGAAAGCATGACGCCTTACAAGGAATTCACGCGGCGGTTCAAACTGCTGATCAGTAAGAACCCTCATCTCATCACGACAACCCTGAGTAACATTTTTACGATGAGGTTGATTGGCAACAAAACGTATGGCGACTTGGCCGAGATTGCCATTGCTGAATTCATCAATCAGTTCATGTACGATTTCAAATCCGTGCACGTCGGCAAAGACCTGTACCGCTCCAAAGCGCACGAAGAAGACATCAAGATTATCAATGAAGTCACACGCGACGAGTTTCCAGTCAGCCTCAAAGCATATGGAGAAGGCCCATTACAACTTTCGACCGACAAAAACTTCATACTGTTTCCGGCCTTGCAGAAATTTGGGCAGGTGATTGAAGGTGAACGGCAGCTTGGCGCGTTGTGGGCGTCTCCGGCCTTTCGTGATTTCGGCAGCCTGAATATCCTGCCTTTGATATATGACGAAAGAAACAAACGCTGCAATATCCTGGTGTTTGATTACGAAGCGGCTAGGCTGAATGTGCAGCGCGTTGTCTTGGAAGATGAAGGCAAGGGCAGAAAGCATCCGGTCTATCGTTTCTACGATGGCGACGGTAACTATGTATGCGAGGTGCGTTATGGCGGCGGTACTGCCAACGCTTTGCAACGAGGGCTTTGGACGCATACCAGAAATGGGTTGAAGTACTTTGAT
This window harbors:
- a CDS encoding CbbQ/NirQ/NorQ/GpvN family protein, which encodes MAQTKPNSGTLKTEPKSATIEKYLIKKEPYYLNIKDEATIFETAFQSKLPVMLKGPTGCGKTRFVEAMAYRLGRPLITVACHEDLSATDLVGRFLIEAEETVWHDGPLTTALKHGAICYLDEVVEARKDTIVLIHPLTDDRRVLPVEKLGQLLQAPDEFMLVTSYNPGYQSVLKDLKQSTRQRFLSIEFDYPTADKETDIVAHEGGVNEATARDLVKIGEKVRNLKGHGLEEGVSTRLLVYAAQLIAKGIDPVTACDVAIASPITDDAELQRGIREIVTTVI